The nucleotide sequence GAACTGGCAGACCGTGCGCTGGATTTCGTCGATCGTGATGCGGCGACGATTGGCGCTAAGAATATCGGTCAGCTGTTCTTCGGCCAGCTGCAGCGACACTTCCTGCCCGGTCAGCTGGGCATAGGCGATCAGCTTGTTGAGCCCGCCAACCAGCTCGCGCACATTGCGATTGATCGTGCGGGCGAGGAATTCGATGACATCGGCCGGCACTTCCAGCGGCGCAAACTTGGTCAACTTGCTTTCCAGGATCGCGCGGCGCAGCTCGATATCGGCAGGCGAGATGTCGGCCACCAGCCCCATGGAGAGGCGGCTGAGCAGGCGCGGCTCCACCCCGTCCAGCGCCTGCGGGGCGCGGTCGGCGGCGAAGACGAGGCGCTTTCCCTCGGCCAGCAGCGCGTCGATCGTATAGAGCAATTCTTCCTGCGCGCTCGCCTTGCCGATGATGAACTGGATATCGTCCACCAGCAGCAGGTCGAAGCCGCGCAGCCGCGCCTTGAACTCGATCATCTCGTTCGATTTCAGCGCCTGCACGAATTCCACCATGAAGCGCTCTGCACTGCAGTAGAAGATGCGCGCCCGCGGGAAAGCCTGCAGATAGGAATGGCCAATGGCGTGCAGCAGGTGCGTCTTGCCCTGGCCGGTCGCGGCCTTGAGATAGAGCGGGCTGAATTGCGGCTTTTCCGCCTTGGCCATGCGTTCTGCGGCATTCTTGGCCAGCACATTGGTGCTGCCGGTCACGAAGGCGGCAAACGTCTGGCTGGGGTCGAGGCCCACGCTGGCGGTAAAACCGTCGTCGCCGATCGATTCCATTGCCATGGTCGCATCGTTCGCGGCGCGGTGGCCGAAACCGTCATGGCCGCGCAGGTTCAAATCCGCGATCTTGCGGCGGCCCGGATGCACGGTGATCTTGATATGGCGCACTTCGCTGCTGGCGATCTTCCAGGCGAGCGAGAGGCGGTCGTGGTAGCGCTCTTCTACCCAGTTCGCCGAGAACTCGGTCGGCATGTAGAGGTGCAGCGTGCCGCTATCGTTGTCCAGCTTACCCAGTTGGATCGGCTTGATCCACTGGGTGAAGAGCTGGTGACCGAGATCCTTGCGGAGGCCCTGACTGATGTCGGCCCAATCGGCGGCAAGGTCGATCGCCTGCTGTTCTTCCATGTTGATGTCGCTATCCTCACGCTGTGTTGAATTATTGCGTCCGCCGCTATGCGGTCCCACCCGAATCATGTGCCTCTAACCCCAGTTCGTATTGTCTTTGGCCTGCCGGCTTTCCCCCTGACGCGCTGGTCGAACAGGAGACAAAACTTCCCCGTCCCGTGCATCGCGAAATGGACGCACGGATCACCCGTCGATAACTCGTCTGTGTAAGGCCGCTACCCCGTGTGTTGCGGCGTTGATGTTGTTATGAACGTCTCGGGCCGAACCTCAAGTGGGCCGTGTCAAAAAAACTTAAAAAATGGTCATT is from Aurantiacibacter gangjinensis and encodes:
- the dnaA gene encoding chromosomal replication initiator protein DnaA → MEEQQAIDLAADWADISQGLRKDLGHQLFTQWIKPIQLGKLDNDSGTLHLYMPTEFSANWVEERYHDRLSLAWKIASSEVRHIKITVHPGRRKIADLNLRGHDGFGHRAANDATMAMESIGDDGFTASVGLDPSQTFAAFVTGSTNVLAKNAAERMAKAEKPQFSPLYLKAATGQGKTHLLHAIGHSYLQAFPRARIFYCSAERFMVEFVQALKSNEMIEFKARLRGFDLLLVDDIQFIIGKASAQEELLYTIDALLAEGKRLVFAADRAPQALDGVEPRLLSRLSMGLVADISPADIELRRAILESKLTKFAPLEVPADVIEFLARTINRNVRELVGGLNKLIAYAQLTGQEVSLQLAEEQLTDILSANRRRITIDEIQRTVCQFYRIDRSEMSSKRRARAVVRPRQVAMYLAKVLTPRSYPEIGRKFGGRDHSTVIHAVRLIEDLRQRDADMDGDVRSLLRQLES